The Solibacillus isronensis nucleotide sequence AAACTGCATCTATTTAAGATTGCGGCAACGAATTGTAAAGGTTGTCCCTTTTCTTTCTATTAAGACATCTTTGATGCGAATTATATATATATGTATTTCTAATTTCATGTTCATTTAGGAATATGTGACTATAAATATATAATAATAGAAATGCTATTGTCTTTAATTTCAGTATGTCCGTTTGTAATAATAATGACCGTTTCGGAAAAACTAGTTCAAAAAGCGATGATAGGAGTACCTAAAAGTGACAGAACGCCCAAACATAAATCTCAAGACCTTTTGCATGAGTGAGTACGATGTTTTAAAAAAAGTACTTCTTTGTCAACCTCAATATATGGCGATTCGTGAGATAATTAATGAAACACAGGAGCATTTTAAGAAGGAAGGCATCCATATTGAACGCGCACTCGAGCAGCATGCTGAATTTGTTAGAATTCTACAGGAAAATAACGTCGATGTTATTTTATTACCTTTTCATAAAAAATATCCTGAACAGGTCTTTACAAGGGATGTTGGTTTTACACTAGGACAAACAATTTTTGTTGCTAAAATGGCGACAGAAGTTCGCTCAGGAGAGGAAAACATTTTAAAGCAGTGGCTGGAGGACGAAGAAATCTCCTATTATAATTTAATCGAGGAACGAATTGAAGGCGGGGATGTTGTAATCGATCAGAATACCATCTACGTGGGACTCAGTAATCGGACGGACGAAAAAGCTGTTGAACAATTACAGCGTCTATTAAATAATTTTAAGATCATTCCTATTCCATTTAAAGAAAAATACTTGCATTTAGATTGTATA carries:
- a CDS encoding dimethylarginine dimethylaminohydrolase family protein, which translates into the protein MSEYDVLKKVLLCQPQYMAIREIINETQEHFKKEGIHIERALEQHAEFVRILQENNVDVILLPFHKKYPEQVFTRDVGFTLGQTIFVAKMATEVRSGEENILKQWLEDEEISYYNLIEERIEGGDVVIDQNTIYVGLSNRTDEKAVEQLQRLLNNFKIIPIPFKEKYLHLDCIFNIVSPEVALIYKNALTQKEINFFAARYDLIEVSEEEQFQLGTNVLSIGNKRILSLPVNINVNKQLRNRGFQVIEVDITEIIKSGGSFRCCTLPILREA